One genomic window of Desulfurococcus mucosus DSM 2162 includes the following:
- a CDS encoding replication factor C large subunit has product MSHQRVPWVIKYRPRTLEEFEDQEEAKEKLIAWLESWEKGVPGKKAALLHGPPGCGKTSLVEAVARSKGYQLFEMNASDARRKEDIDRIVKLASRSGALTGSRKIILLDEVDGMDPRADAGGIEALVEVIKATANPIIMTANNPYSQALRPLRELSEVIGFKRLSESVVVKVLKKICGAEKLFCEDEALREIARRSEGDLRSAINDLEALAGLSGGVTVNAVKELSTYRNRVYAPYEALQKLFNARYIFQAKEYATSTDLAPDEFIIWINEHIPTYYEDPEEVARAYDALSRADVYMGRIVRTQNWDLLSYVLEMMGPGVAFARKTYRYRWKPFKSPERLKLMSEAKRSREIRESLAEQLSRRLLTSKTVVRSDVIPFLRVIFRHNPKYAAKLAKGYGLPEEVVKWLAGTRGSEILGYMRKTRTK; this is encoded by the coding sequence TTGAGTCATCAAAGAGTGCCCTGGGTAATAAAGTATAGGCCGAGAACCCTCGAGGAGTTCGAAGACCAGGAGGAAGCGAAAGAAAAGCTGATAGCATGGCTGGAGTCATGGGAGAAAGGGGTACCCGGGAAGAAAGCAGCTCTTCTCCACGGTCCCCCTGGATGCGGTAAGACAAGCCTTGTAGAGGCTGTTGCAAGGAGCAAGGGCTACCAGCTCTTCGAAATGAACGCTAGTGATGCAAGGAGGAAGGAGGATATTGACAGGATAGTTAAGTTGGCGAGTAGATCCGGGGCGCTTACAGGGTCTAGGAAGATAATACTGCTCGATGAAGTCGACGGCATGGATCCAAGGGCTGACGCCGGAGGCATCGAAGCCCTTGTCGAGGTGATTAAGGCCACCGCGAACCCTATTATCATGACCGCTAACAACCCGTACTCACAGGCCCTACGCCCGTTAAGGGAGCTCTCCGAGGTAATAGGCTTCAAGAGGCTTAGCGAGAGCGTGGTCGTAAAGGTGTTGAAGAAGATATGTGGAGCCGAGAAGCTGTTCTGCGAGGATGAGGCGCTTAGGGAGATAGCTAGGAGGAGTGAGGGAGACCTGAGGAGCGCTATAAACGATCTTGAAGCATTGGCCGGTTTAAGCGGCGGCGTCACCGTGAATGCCGTTAAAGAGCTCTCCACGTATAGGAACAGGGTGTACGCTCCCTACGAGGCGTTGCAGAAGCTCTTCAATGCCAGATACATATTCCAGGCCAAGGAGTACGCGACATCAACCGATCTCGCACCAGACGAGTTCATAATATGGATCAACGAGCACATTCCGACATACTACGAGGACCCCGAGGAGGTGGCCAGAGCCTATGACGCGTTGAGCAGAGCAGACGTATACATGGGCAGGATAGTTAGAACCCAGAACTGGGATCTATTAAGCTACGTGCTGGAGATGATGGGGCCGGGCGTGGCCTTCGCGAGGAAAACATACAGGTATAGATGGAAGCCCTTCAAGTCGCCTGAGAGACTGAAGCTGATGAGCGAGGCCAAGCGCTCCAGGGAGATAAGGGAGAGCCTGGCTGAGCAGTTGTCCCGCCGTCTCCTAACCAGTAAGACCGTGGTAAGGAGTGATGTGATACCATTCCTCAGAGTGATATTCAGACACAACCCGAAGTACGCGGCGAAACTGGCCAAGGGCTACGGGCTACCGGAAGAGGTTGTAAAGTGGCTTGCAGGCACCCGGGGAAGCGAGATCCTAGGATACATGAGGAAGACGAGGACTAAGTAG
- a CDS encoding replication factor C small subunit translates to MSEAELLWAEKYRPRTLDEVVNQKEIVVRLKKFVEEKSIPHMLFAGPPGTGKTTMAHCLAHDLYGDDYKKYMLELNASDERKIEVIRGKVKEFARSRVVGEVPFKIVLLDEADNMTADAQQALRRLMELYSATTRFILTANYPSKIIEPIQSRTAIFRFSPLRKEDVVERLRYICNAEKVKCDERALETIYELSEGDMRRAINILQTTAALGEVVEEAVYKVIGLAHPREVREMLNEALSGNFTEARNKLRTLMIEYGLSGVDIIRQIHKEIFSQEVKIPDEMRVLIADLAGEIQFRLVEGADDEIQLNAFLARLALIGRKFKTG, encoded by the coding sequence TTGAGTGAGGCAGAGCTACTGTGGGCTGAAAAATACCGTCCTAGAACACTCGACGAAGTTGTGAACCAGAAGGAGATAGTTGTCAGGCTGAAGAAATTCGTTGAGGAGAAGAGCATACCCCACATGCTCTTCGCCGGGCCACCGGGTACGGGTAAGACGACTATGGCTCACTGCCTGGCACACGACCTCTACGGCGACGACTACAAGAAGTACATGCTGGAGTTGAACGCGTCGGATGAGAGGAAGATAGAGGTTATAAGGGGCAAGGTGAAGGAGTTCGCCAGGTCAAGGGTTGTCGGAGAGGTACCGTTCAAGATAGTCCTCCTCGATGAAGCAGACAACATGACGGCTGATGCACAGCAGGCGTTGAGGAGGCTCATGGAGCTCTATAGTGCTACAACCAGGTTCATCCTGACGGCTAACTACCCGAGTAAAATAATAGAGCCTATTCAGAGTAGGACAGCCATCTTCAGGTTCTCTCCCCTCAGGAAGGAGGATGTCGTGGAGAGGCTTAGATACATCTGCAACGCTGAGAAGGTTAAATGCGATGAGAGAGCCCTTGAAACAATATACGAGCTATCGGAGGGAGACATGAGGCGGGCTATAAACATCCTCCAGACAACCGCTGCCCTCGGGGAGGTAGTGGAGGAGGCTGTATACAAGGTTATAGGGCTAGCGCACCCCAGGGAGGTAAGGGAGATGCTGAACGAGGCTCTCTCAGGGAACTTCACGGAGGCAAGGAACAAGCTTAGAACACTCATGATAGAGTACGGGTTGAGCGGTGTCGACATCATCAGGCAGATACATAAGGAGATATTCAGCCAGGAGGTGAAGATACCTGACGAGATGAGGGTGCTGATAGCGGATCTAGCTGGAGAAATACAGTTCAGGCTTGTGGAGGGGGCGGACGACGAGATACAGTTGAACGCTTTCCTAGCGAGGCTAGCGTTAATAGGTAGAAAATTCAAGACGGGGTAA
- the mcm gene encoding minichromosome maintenance protein MCM yields the protein MSRESSLETGLRGAELTEAFKKFIDTYRSKEGLRKYEERIGQMVGMGQRSLIVDFTDLIGYSRELANTLIDRPDEALESFSDAIRSIVERDYPEYARKAVKFYPRLRNPPETLRIRDISSDYIGKLIAIEGIVTRVTRIDARIVKATYRHADPETGVHEFHYPEEGEMGERLERPQLCPVCGKPGRFELIPEKSVFIDWQKIVVQEKPEEVPGGQIPRSIEVVLTGDIVDAARPGDRVVVIGILRVAPVTSIDKRGPRAVFSFYIDANNVEVQEKVLEEIEITKEDEERIRELARDPWIREKIIASIAPGIYGYWDIKEAIALLLLGGVPKILQDGTRIRGDIHVLLVGDPGTAKSQLLQFTSRLAPRGLYTSGKGSTAAGLTATVLRDKATGEYYLEAGALVIADGGVACIDEIDKMRDEDRSAIHEALEQQTVSIAKAGIVARLNARASVLAAGNPKDGRYDPTKPISKNIDLPPTILSRFDLIFTIKDLPNPEQDRKLARYVLGVHSDVEKTRPLIDLQLLKKYISYARRYVHPQLTPEAAKLIEEFYVSMRKSSIPSDPTRPVAIAITPRQLEALVRLTEAHARLSLKSKATLEDAEEAIRLMLVMLTKIGIDVESGMIDIDVIESGVSASRREKKRKFREFLFSILEEVSEISVSEVIKRAREKGFEREFVQEEIKDMLRSGEIYEPKVGYIAKA from the coding sequence GTGAGCCGGGAAAGTAGCCTTGAAACCGGTTTAAGGGGCGCCGAGCTCACAGAGGCCTTCAAGAAGTTCATAGACACATACCGCTCCAAGGAGGGGCTCCGCAAGTACGAGGAGAGAATAGGGCAAATGGTGGGCATGGGGCAGAGAAGCCTCATCGTGGACTTCACTGATCTAATAGGATACAGCAGGGAGCTGGCGAACACACTTATAGATAGGCCGGACGAGGCCTTGGAGAGCTTCAGCGATGCAATACGCTCGATCGTGGAGAGAGACTACCCCGAGTACGCTAGGAAGGCTGTGAAGTTCTACCCGAGGCTCAGGAACCCGCCTGAGACACTGAGGATCAGGGATATTTCAAGCGACTACATTGGTAAGCTGATAGCCATAGAAGGGATAGTTACAAGGGTCACCAGGATAGATGCAAGAATAGTTAAGGCAACATACAGGCATGCAGACCCTGAGACAGGCGTACACGAGTTCCACTACCCAGAGGAGGGGGAAATGGGGGAGAGACTTGAGAGACCACAGCTGTGTCCGGTGTGCGGTAAACCGGGCAGGTTCGAGCTGATCCCTGAGAAAAGCGTCTTCATAGACTGGCAGAAAATAGTCGTACAGGAGAAGCCCGAGGAGGTTCCCGGCGGGCAGATACCCCGCAGCATAGAGGTCGTGTTGACAGGCGACATAGTTGACGCAGCGAGACCCGGCGACAGAGTCGTGGTGATCGGGATCCTCCGCGTAGCACCTGTGACATCGATCGATAAGCGCGGCCCTAGGGCGGTTTTCTCCTTCTATATTGATGCAAACAATGTCGAGGTGCAGGAGAAGGTCCTGGAGGAGATAGAGATAACGAAGGAGGATGAGGAGAGGATCAGGGAGCTAGCCAGGGATCCATGGATAAGGGAGAAGATTATCGCGAGCATTGCGCCAGGCATATATGGATACTGGGACATAAAGGAGGCAATAGCACTACTACTCCTAGGCGGCGTACCCAAGATACTCCAGGATGGCACGAGGATCAGGGGAGACATACATGTCCTGTTGGTCGGCGACCCGGGTACAGCTAAGTCGCAGCTACTCCAGTTCACATCGAGGCTAGCGCCGAGAGGCCTCTACACGAGTGGGAAGGGGTCTACTGCTGCAGGCTTAACGGCAACGGTACTGAGGGATAAGGCCACCGGTGAGTATTACCTGGAGGCAGGGGCCCTCGTGATAGCTGACGGAGGCGTCGCCTGCATAGACGAGATAGATAAGATGAGGGATGAGGACAGGAGCGCTATACACGAGGCGCTAGAGCAACAGACTGTCAGCATAGCTAAAGCCGGGATAGTTGCGAGGCTCAATGCAAGAGCATCAGTCCTCGCCGCGGGGAACCCTAAGGATGGAAGATACGATCCAACCAAGCCGATAAGCAAGAACATTGATCTCCCTCCGACAATACTCTCAAGGTTCGACCTCATATTCACAATAAAGGATCTACCGAACCCCGAGCAGGATCGGAAGCTTGCACGCTACGTTCTCGGCGTGCACAGTGATGTCGAGAAGACGCGTCCGCTGATAGACCTCCAGCTCCTCAAGAAGTATATAAGCTACGCGAGAAGATACGTGCATCCACAGCTGACCCCGGAGGCAGCCAAGCTAATAGAGGAGTTCTATGTAAGCATGAGGAAGTCCTCTATACCCAGTGACCCAACACGCCCAGTCGCAATAGCCATAACACCGAGGCAGCTTGAGGCACTCGTGAGGCTTACAGAGGCCCATGCACGCCTCTCCCTGAAGAGCAAGGCGACACTAGAGGACGCTGAGGAAGCAATAAGGCTGATGCTCGTCATGCTGACCAAGATAGGTATAGATGTTGAGAGCGGCATGATAGACATAGATGTCATCGAGTCAGGTGTGTCAGCATCCAGGAGGGAGAAGAAGAGGAAGTTCAGAGAATTCCTCTTCAGCATCCTGGAAGAAGTCAGCGAGATAAGCGTCAGCGAGGTCATTAAGAGGGCTAGGGAGAAAGGGTTTGAAAGAGAATTCGTCCAGGAGGAGATAAAAGACATGTTGAGGTCGGGTGAAATCTACGAGCCGAAAGTGGGCTACATAGCTAAAGCCTAG
- a CDS encoding thioesterase family protein, which produces MSTSIEPGLYCEEEYLVEEHHIASHVGSGEVQVLSTPSMIAFMERTALRCVEPRLPEGYTTVGTMVNIKHLNPAPRGARVRVSAKLISVDGRRLLFEVKAYWNNMLLGEGTHERFIVNREKFIEKVKSMITQK; this is translated from the coding sequence GTGTCTACAAGTATTGAGCCAGGCCTCTACTGCGAGGAGGAATACCTGGTTGAAGAACACCATATAGCCAGCCATGTAGGCAGCGGCGAGGTCCAAGTGCTTTCAACACCCAGCATGATAGCCTTCATGGAGAGAACAGCGCTGAGATGCGTGGAGCCACGGCTCCCCGAGGGCTATACAACCGTGGGGACAATGGTCAACATCAAGCACTTGAATCCCGCTCCACGTGGAGCCAGGGTAAGGGTCTCCGCTAAACTGATAAGCGTGGATGGAAGACGCCTCCTCTTCGAGGTGAAGGCCTACTGGAACAATATGCTCCTAGGCGAGGGAACGCATGAAAGATTCATTGTTAACAGGGAGAAATTCATTGAGAAAGTGAAGTCCATGATCACCCAGAAGTGA
- a CDS encoding serine/threonine protein kinase has product MGLGIRIEDAFMDGEVHFLARGLNDPYTRRILCFPSDCEGSLLAERVDRLMRDGFIYLLETGSVIHGVRVLGKGYSSIVVAAYHRRHGLGVLKLRRLDSRRDDLSREAESMMKAGGSGVVPELYTYSRDYIFRELIDPLRCRPVEDVLAELSEAGRIKELKKLLRMVFTALWRLDSTRVDHGELNRPGDHVFICRDSVKIIDWESARVSEKPGNLSSFASFILYRFKHSGRILQELGVDRGRARVELKRYKENYSEDSLHRFLEAMGLNTG; this is encoded by the coding sequence ATGGGTCTCGGAATTCGTATTGAAGACGCCTTCATGGATGGAGAAGTGCATTTCCTAGCTAGGGGTTTAAACGACCCCTATACGCGTAGAATACTCTGCTTCCCAAGTGATTGTGAAGGGAGTCTCCTAGCTGAAAGAGTCGACAGGCTGATGAGAGACGGCTTCATATACCTGCTTGAAACAGGCTCGGTGATACACGGGGTCAGAGTACTCGGCAAAGGGTATTCCTCAATAGTTGTCGCAGCATACCACAGGAGGCATGGGTTAGGTGTGTTGAAGCTTAGGAGGCTGGATAGTAGGAGGGATGATTTATCCAGGGAAGCTGAGTCAATGATGAAGGCGGGTGGGTCAGGGGTTGTACCAGAGCTCTACACGTATAGTAGGGACTACATATTCAGGGAGCTCATTGATCCACTGAGATGCAGACCTGTGGAAGACGTGCTTGCAGAGCTCAGCGAGGCAGGGAGGATTAAGGAGTTGAAGAAGCTGCTCCGCATGGTTTTCACCGCCTTGTGGAGGCTTGACTCCACGCGGGTTGACCACGGGGAGCTCAACCGTCCAGGCGACCACGTCTTCATCTGCAGGGACAGCGTGAAGATCATAGACTGGGAGAGTGCGAGAGTATCGGAGAAACCGGGGAACCTTTCATCTTTCGCGTCCTTCATACTCTACAGGTTTAAGCATAGTGGGAGAATCCTCCAGGAGCTCGGCGTGGACAGGGGGAGAGCTAGGGTTGAGCTCAAGAGGTACAAGGAGAACTACAGCGAGGACTCCTTACACAGGTTCCTTGAAGCCATGGGCTTAAACACCGGGTAG
- the cca gene encoding CCA tRNA nucleotidyltransferase yields the protein MESVEDAVLKLIKPSKEEYLHVLGVYETIAGTLKKVLSEHGVEAEVTLQGSIAHDTWLSGDRDMDIFVLYPESWSIEELKTKGFKLIVEAAGRLGGYELRYAEHPYVRVRVSDVEADIVPAFNISDPARVRTAVDRTPFHTRFVREKLTPEMRDQARLLKKFMKGINVYGAEVKTKGFSGYAVELLIAKYGSLRRVLEEASQWNPPVYIDTLGVDKGFWKEFRRKYPDSVVYMPDPVDPMRNVTANVSLKSLSTLTLASRCYMANPSPVFYGLGSRQPQPEELAGRLAGRCIVLVEYVLNEKLPPDVVWGELNRVRDALVKLLHNMGFHVIDSSPWSDEDKYSAILVELEACNLPVYRHYTGPATRFGERALSFISKHLASGVGLWIDERGLLNALAPRKYTDVTQLLVERAWEYSVAPHFKGRRPSIRILDSDTVRELAGKGALTWVSEFVLKTPSWMEKCIS from the coding sequence ATGGAGAGCGTTGAGGACGCAGTGCTGAAACTGATCAAGCCGAGCAAGGAGGAGTACCTCCACGTCCTCGGGGTCTACGAGACCATAGCGGGGACGCTTAAAAAGGTTCTCAGCGAGCACGGCGTTGAAGCCGAGGTGACGCTACAGGGGAGCATAGCACACGACACATGGCTCTCAGGAGACAGGGATATGGATATCTTCGTCCTCTACCCGGAGTCCTGGAGCATTGAGGAGTTGAAGACCAAGGGGTTTAAGCTCATAGTTGAGGCAGCCGGGAGGCTTGGAGGCTACGAGCTCAGGTATGCGGAGCACCCGTATGTAAGAGTCAGGGTGAGTGATGTAGAGGCGGACATAGTGCCAGCCTTCAACATATCTGACCCTGCAAGAGTGAGGACAGCTGTGGACAGGACACCGTTTCACACGAGGTTTGTCAGGGAGAAGCTAACCCCCGAGATGAGGGATCAGGCAAGGCTTTTGAAGAAGTTCATGAAGGGGATAAACGTGTATGGTGCAGAGGTGAAGACCAAGGGGTTCAGCGGCTACGCTGTTGAACTACTCATAGCCAAGTATGGTTCGCTGAGAAGGGTTCTAGAGGAGGCCTCCCAGTGGAACCCCCCTGTCTACATAGATACGTTGGGCGTCGACAAGGGGTTCTGGAAGGAGTTTAGAAGGAAGTACCCTGACTCAGTGGTATACATGCCGGACCCCGTGGACCCCATGAGGAATGTCACAGCCAATGTATCCCTTAAGAGTCTCTCAACACTCACATTGGCCTCGAGATGCTACATGGCTAATCCATCCCCCGTATTCTACGGTCTAGGCTCTAGGCAACCCCAGCCCGAGGAGCTGGCAGGGAGGCTCGCCGGGAGATGCATAGTTCTAGTTGAATACGTTCTCAACGAGAAGCTGCCTCCCGACGTCGTGTGGGGTGAGTTAAACAGGGTTAGGGATGCACTGGTTAAGCTCCTCCACAACATGGGCTTCCATGTTATTGATTCATCCCCCTGGAGCGACGAGGACAAGTATTCCGCAATACTGGTCGAACTCGAGGCATGTAATCTACCAGTCTACAGGCACTATACTGGTCCAGCCACCAGGTTCGGTGAGAGAGCCCTGAGCTTCATATCGAAGCACCTGGCTAGCGGCGTCGGCCTATGGATTGATGAGAGAGGCTTGTTGAACGCTCTGGCTCCAAGGAAATACACTGATGTGACGCAGCTACTGGTTGAAAGGGCTTGGGAGTACAGTGTTGCACCCCACTTCAAGGGGAGGAGACCTTCCATAAGGATCCTTGATTCAGACACTGTTAGAGAGCTGGCTGGTAAAGGGGCGTTGACATGGGTCTCGGAATTCGTATTGAAGACGCCTTCATGGATGGAGAAGTGCATTTCCTAG
- the thpR gene encoding RNA 2',3'-cyclic phosphodiesterase, which translates to MRALSSELVRSFIAIEVKNRDVLRRLIEARDRVAGVGVDLKPVEDENIHLTLRFIGEVPRSTVEEVCGIVTGISFKPFEMHVKGIGGFPSLERPRVIWAGIEEGAGELLELYRVVEAGLRRLGVKPEREEFTPHITLARVKGYRGLEKLVKVLLEMRDMDFGYTPVDEVIVKKSVLTPRGPIYSNICVKKLVQQ; encoded by the coding sequence GTGCGGGCCTTGAGCAGTGAGCTGGTGAGGAGCTTCATAGCCATCGAGGTTAAGAACAGGGATGTGTTGAGGAGGTTGATAGAGGCCAGGGACAGGGTCGCCGGGGTAGGCGTCGACTTGAAGCCCGTGGAGGATGAGAACATCCACTTAACGCTCAGGTTCATTGGTGAAGTACCAAGGAGCACTGTGGAGGAGGTCTGCGGGATAGTCACCGGCATCTCCTTTAAGCCCTTCGAGATGCATGTAAAGGGGATAGGGGGTTTTCCAAGTCTTGAGCGGCCGAGAGTTATATGGGCGGGGATTGAGGAAGGCGCTGGAGAACTCCTCGAACTATACAGGGTTGTCGAGGCTGGCCTAAGGAGGCTTGGGGTGAAGCCTGAGAGAGAAGAGTTCACTCCACATATAACGCTTGCGAGAGTCAAGGGCTACAGGGGCCTCGAGAAGCTTGTAAAGGTGCTCCTGGAGATGAGGGACATGGATTTCGGTTACACCCCTGTTGACGAGGTAATCGTTAAGAAGAGCGTTCTAACACCTCGGGGTCCCATATACAGTAACATATGTGTGAAGAAGCTGGTGCAGCAATGA
- a CDS encoding AAA family ATPase, with product MLFILVAGMPGSGKSIVVEAARKLGLPVYTMGDVIREEVARRYGVVTPELMVSTSSELRRKHGENIVAVRTIEKIGRENSVVVVDGVRSLIEVEEFKKHGDVVIVAVHASPRTRFRRLLERKRPGDPSSYEEFLKRDMTELGFGLGSVIALADYMIVNESSTREAEEEAFKILVNLVGRSGQSRG from the coding sequence ATGCTCTTCATACTTGTTGCAGGAATGCCAGGCTCCGGGAAGAGTATAGTGGTTGAGGCGGCGAGGAAGCTGGGTCTACCGGTTTACACAATGGGAGACGTGATCAGGGAGGAGGTTGCGAGAAGATACGGTGTTGTAACCCCTGAGCTAATGGTCTCCACATCCAGCGAGCTGAGGAGGAAGCACGGTGAAAACATCGTGGCGGTTAGAACCATTGAGAAAATAGGGAGGGAAAACAGCGTTGTCGTCGTGGATGGTGTGAGGAGCCTCATAGAGGTCGAGGAGTTCAAGAAGCATGGAGACGTAGTCATAGTAGCCGTCCACGCCTCGCCTAGGACAAGGTTCAGGAGGCTTCTTGAAAGGAAGAGACCCGGGGATCCATCATCCTACGAGGAGTTCCTTAAACGGGACATGACAGAGCTGGGCTTCGGCCTGGGCAGCGTAATAGCCTTAGCGGACTACATGATTGTAAACGAGTCGAGCACCAGGGAGGCTGAGGAAGAAGCGTTTAAAATATTGGTGAACCTGGTGGGGAGGAGTGGTCAGAGTCGTGGTTGA
- a CDS encoding RNA-binding domain-containing protein has translation MVRVVVEAEVRPTEDSEKVKKAVGNVFAGDVVISDQGGGYRLARGVSLTIESLKPLRELARVQQVEPALRSYIHRHRENRAITILLHKQAAYVGKLSLVDSEKESPLGAIRITVEGDEAELDEASRYLTGSS, from the coding sequence GTGGTCAGAGTCGTGGTTGAAGCAGAAGTGAGGCCCACCGAGGACTCTGAGAAGGTTAAGAAAGCCGTAGGAAACGTGTTCGCAGGCGACGTGGTCATCAGTGATCAGGGAGGCGGCTACAGGCTGGCCAGAGGTGTCTCGCTTACGATAGAGTCGCTGAAACCGCTTAGGGAGCTGGCCAGGGTTCAGCAGGTGGAGCCGGCTCTCAGAAGCTATATCCACAGGCATCGCGAGAACAGGGCGATAACCATACTGCTACATAAGCAGGCGGCATATGTTGGTAAGCTATCCCTCGTTGACAGTGAGAAGGAGTCGCCTCTCGGCGCCATAAGGATCACTGTGGAAGGAGATGAAGCCGAGCTCGATGAGGCATCAAGGTATTTAACGGGCTCCAGTTAG
- a CDS encoding ribonuclease Z, whose amino-acid sequence MNARVFFLGTGAAVPVTRGLPCIAVKADSNIYLFDVGEGCQSKMLKAGLSPLKVKAVFVTHPHGDHYLGLPGVIQTMGLTGRKEPLKLLLPRELDEYFRLILERKLLKPGFPVEFTVLANGEVYRDEKISVRAYPVNHGVEAYGFHVAVAGKTLCYTGDTMPCSSVVENCRGVDVLIHESTFTSDMGPEAHEEYHSTTRDAASAALEAGAASLVLTHISARYSDEDVLRDGLRFFYNTVVARDMMILYL is encoded by the coding sequence ATGAATGCTAGAGTATTCTTCCTAGGCACTGGCGCAGCGGTACCGGTTACACGTGGATTACCCTGCATAGCGGTTAAAGCCGACTCCAACATATATTTATTCGATGTTGGCGAGGGATGCCAGTCCAAGATGCTTAAAGCCGGGTTAAGCCCGCTCAAGGTTAAAGCCGTATTCGTAACCCATCCCCATGGAGACCACTACTTGGGGTTACCGGGGGTAATCCAGACAATGGGTTTAACCGGGAGGAAGGAGCCGCTTAAACTACTGCTCCCCCGTGAACTAGACGAGTACTTTAGGCTCATACTGGAGAGGAAGCTGCTTAAACCCGGGTTCCCGGTGGAGTTCACGGTGTTGGCGAATGGCGAGGTCTACAGGGATGAAAAGATCTCTGTGAGAGCATACCCGGTGAACCATGGCGTGGAGGCCTACGGCTTCCATGTAGCCGTCGCGGGGAAAACCCTCTGCTACACTGGTGACACTATGCCGTGTAGTAGCGTGGTTGAGAACTGCCGGGGCGTCGATGTATTGATACATGAATCAACCTTCACCAGCGACATGGGTCCCGAGGCCCATGAGGAGTATCATTCAACAACAAGGGATGCTGCCTCAGCTGCCCTGGAGGCAGGTGCTGCTTCACTCGTCTTAACCCATATAAGTGCCAGATATAGTGATGAGGATGTATTGAGGGATGGATTAAGGTTCTTCTATAACACGGTGGTTGCCCGCGACATGATGATCCTCTACCTCTAA
- a CDS encoding TRM11 family SAM-dependent methyltransferase: MESSTSYFLLRGDGESLARGELKALLETYMCRGVDIKCYTMLCVVRHSCSGIEEKVTWRAGFIKEAGLLLGVDNPYNPSASIDPGLVEGEEIHPSILKKGVSEGVAGRYVSYFASLHGLKASSTGRGRLRLIFTDGLVFIGLKGYEQDSKAMLLRGGSHRPFKRSIALTPDVSRLLINLARVREGGILLDPFAGTGTILMEAWSMNIRAVGIEVDWRLAHGMEENLRFYRANAIPVLGDSTFINVVNVDAIATDPPYGRGASTHGQSQLALYDAFLGKAWDVLRSGSYMSFMTPAWLEDAVSRLLCRHGFTDIARYYQYVHGGLTRAIYVVRKDEC; this comes from the coding sequence ATGGAGTCCTCCACAAGCTACTTCCTGCTTAGAGGAGACGGCGAGTCGCTTGCAAGAGGCGAGCTCAAAGCACTACTGGAGACATACATGTGTAGGGGTGTTGACATTAAATGCTACACGATGCTATGCGTGGTTCGGCACTCGTGTAGCGGCATAGAGGAGAAGGTAACGTGGAGAGCCGGCTTCATTAAGGAGGCAGGGCTACTCCTCGGTGTGGACAACCCCTATAATCCATCTGCCTCAATAGATCCAGGCCTAGTGGAGGGCGAGGAGATACATCCATCAATACTCAAGAAGGGCGTCAGCGAGGGCGTGGCTGGAAGATACGTGTCCTATTTTGCAAGCCTACATGGTTTGAAGGCGTCGAGCACTGGGAGAGGGCGTCTCCGCTTGATCTTCACTGACGGCCTGGTCTTCATAGGGCTTAAGGGATATGAGCAGGACTCCAAGGCTATGCTGCTCAGGGGAGGGAGCCACAGGCCCTTCAAGAGGAGTATAGCATTAACCCCTGATGTATCAAGGTTGCTGATAAACCTTGCCCGGGTCAGGGAGGGTGGTATACTGCTAGACCCCTTTGCTGGCACAGGCACCATACTGATGGAGGCGTGGTCGATGAATATCAGGGCAGTGGGGATCGAGGTAGATTGGAGGCTGGCTCACGGAATGGAAGAGAACCTTAGGTTCTACAGGGCTAACGCCATACCGGTTCTAGGCGACTCCACGTTCATCAATGTAGTCAACGTTGACGCGATAGCCACCGACCCACCCTATGGGAGAGGTGCGAGCACTCATGGACAGAGCCAGCTAGCCCTCTATGATGCATTCTTAGGGAAGGCATGGGATGTGCTTAGGAGCGGCAGCTACATGAGCTTCATGACGCCGGCGTGGCTCGAGGACGCTGTGAGCAGGCTGCTTTGCAGGCATGGATTCACGGATATAGCCCGCTACTACCAGTATGTTCACGGCGGGCTAACCAGGGCTATATACGTGGTGAGAAAGGATGAATGCTAG